A window of Lacibacter sediminis contains these coding sequences:
- a CDS encoding ComEA family DNA-binding protein produces MRKGIIILVLCFCCAKGIAQETQTTEQQIENITEVNESETEDDSYLQTLRHYQRNKLNLNSASETELKEFTFLSPLQIANFLSYRRLFGKFISIYELQSIPTWDNELIQKILPFVMVGPAISMREDVGRRLRDGEHTILSRITYVLEESKGFKRRRDTSATSFYPGSRERFLLRYKYVYRNLLQYGITAEKDPGEQWFKGAQRNGFDYYSAHFFVRNVGIIKNLAIGDYTVNMGQGLIQWQSLAFKKNVDVINTKRQASILRPFNSTNEYFFNRGAAITLEKNRFQVTGFASFRKVSGNLTVDTLNAEDYFSSLVTSGLHRTPNEQADKNAVQMNSFGGNVSYNDGNLHIGANAVYFQFNKPLQRDDQPYNNFAFNGKQLTNMSVDWSYTWRNMHWYGELANHNRSNYGMMSGLLISADPKVDLSFVYRDIQKGYQSIFGNAFTEGTFPTNEKGLFTGASIKPNAKWKLDAYMDFYRFPYLRFRIDAPSNGQDYLVQLTHRPNKQIEIYTRFRQESKALNYTDDGELVTALVEPVIRRNWRTQIQYKVSPSVTLRQRLDVMWYDVGGPLESRGFLAFFDVFYKPQIKPLSANIRLQYFETDDFNSRIYAYENDVLYGFSIPPFADKGYRYYLNVNYDLSKKLTFWVRWAQFIYRNRMVIGSGLDEIAGNQRSEVKVQILWRL; encoded by the coding sequence GTGAGAAAGGGAATTATCATACTCGTCTTATGTTTTTGTTGTGCAAAAGGCATAGCACAGGAAACACAAACCACCGAACAGCAGATCGAAAATATTACCGAAGTAAATGAATCGGAAACAGAAGATGATTCTTATTTGCAAACGCTTCGTCATTATCAACGGAATAAACTAAATCTTAATAGTGCTTCCGAAACGGAATTAAAAGAGTTTACTTTTTTATCGCCTTTACAAATAGCTAATTTTCTCAGCTACCGGCGCCTGTTTGGAAAGTTCATCAGCATTTATGAATTGCAGTCAATACCAACATGGGACAATGAATTAATTCAAAAAATATTACCGTTTGTAATGGTTGGCCCCGCAATATCGATGAGAGAAGATGTTGGCCGAAGGTTGCGTGATGGGGAACATACAATTCTTTCAAGGATTACCTATGTGTTAGAAGAATCAAAAGGATTCAAACGAAGAAGAGATACTTCCGCAACAAGTTTTTATCCCGGCAGCCGTGAACGTTTTTTGTTGCGTTACAAATATGTGTACAGGAATCTGTTGCAGTATGGAATTACTGCTGAAAAAGATCCCGGCGAGCAATGGTTCAAAGGTGCGCAGCGAAATGGGTTTGATTATTATTCGGCGCATTTCTTTGTTCGCAATGTGGGCATCATAAAAAACCTTGCCATTGGAGATTATACCGTGAATATGGGTCAGGGATTAATTCAATGGCAATCGCTGGCATTCAAAAAAAATGTTGATGTGATCAATACAAAGCGACAGGCTTCCATTCTTCGTCCGTTTAATTCAACCAATGAATATTTCTTTAATCGTGGCGCGGCCATCACGTTAGAAAAAAATCGGTTTCAGGTAACGGGCTTTGCATCATTTCGAAAGGTGAGTGGCAATCTTACTGTCGATACATTGAATGCAGAAGATTATTTTTCTTCACTCGTTACTTCAGGCTTGCATCGCACACCAAATGAACAGGCTGATAAGAATGCTGTGCAAATGAATTCTTTTGGTGGAAATGTCAGCTATAACGATGGCAATCTGCACATCGGTGCCAATGCTGTGTATTTTCAATTTAATAAACCACTGCAACGAGATGATCAGCCTTACAACAATTTTGCCTTTAACGGAAAACAACTCACCAACATGAGTGTTGACTGGAGTTACACCTGGCGCAACATGCATTGGTATGGTGAATTGGCCAATCATAACAGAAGTAATTATGGAATGATGAGTGGCTTGCTCATCAGTGCCGATCCCAAAGTTGACCTCTCTTTTGTCTATCGGGATATTCAGAAAGGCTATCAATCAATATTTGGAAATGCATTCACCGAAGGCACTTTCCCAACCAATGAAAAAGGATTGTTTACAGGCGCATCCATCAAACCAAATGCAAAATGGAAGCTGGATGCTTATATGGATTTCTACCGCTTCCCTTATTTGCGTTTTCGCATTGATGCTCCTTCAAACGGGCAGGATTATCTTGTACAGTTAACCCATCGCCCAAACAAACAAATTGAAATTTATACCCGTTTCCGCCAGGAAAGCAAGGCGCTGAATTATACTGATGATGGTGAATTAGTAACAGCTTTGGTTGAACCGGTGATCCGAAGAAACTGGAGAACCCAAATCCAGTATAAAGTAAGTCCGTCTGTAACACTACGCCAACGGCTTGATGTTATGTGGTATGATGTGGGCGGCCCGTTGGAAAGCCGTGGTTTTCTTGCCTTTTTTGATGTGTTTTATAAACCTCAGATTAAACCTTTATCTGCCAATATACGGTTGCAGTACTTTGAAACCGATGATTTCAACAGCCGTATTTATGCATATGAGAATGATGTTCTTTACGGATTTTCCATTCCCCCATTTGCAGACAAGGGCTACCGCTATTACCTGAATGTGAATTACGACCTGTCAAAGAAGCTGACATTTTGGGTTCGCTGGGCACAATTTATTTACAGAAACAGGATGGTGATTGGCTCCGGCCTTGATGAAATTGCTGGCAATCAGCGAAGCGAAGTAAAGGTGCAGATTTTATGGAGGTTATGA
- a CDS encoding bifunctional 5,10-methylenetetrahydrofolate dehydrogenase/5,10-methenyltetrahydrofolate cyclohydrolase, protein MQLLDGKLAAQAIKEDLKKKTSALQEQGKRSPHLAAILVGTDGASETYVASKVKTCAEIGFESTLKRFPSTISEEELLREIEELNNNADVDGILVQLPVPKHISDDKVINAIDPSKDVDGFHPVSVGNMVSGTPTFIPATPYGILLLLEHFKVETKGKHAVVIGRSHIVGTPMSILLSRKAYPGNCTVTICHSATTNLKEICLQGDIIVAALGQAEFLTADMVKEGAVIVDVGITRVADASKKSGFALKGDVKFDEVAPKSSAITPVPGGVGPMTIAGLLMNTYNAYMKKQ, encoded by the coding sequence ATGCAACTACTCGACGGCAAATTGGCAGCCCAGGCCATTAAGGAAGATCTCAAGAAAAAAACTTCAGCATTACAGGAACAGGGAAAACGTTCGCCCCATTTGGCAGCCATATTGGTTGGTACCGATGGTGCCAGTGAAACCTATGTGGCTTCAAAAGTGAAAACCTGTGCCGAGATCGGGTTTGAATCAACCTTAAAACGTTTCCCTTCCACCATCAGCGAAGAGGAACTGTTGCGTGAAATTGAAGAGTTGAATAACAATGCAGATGTGGATGGTATTCTTGTGCAATTGCCAGTGCCAAAGCATATCAGTGATGATAAAGTGATCAACGCAATTGATCCTTCTAAAGATGTGGATGGTTTTCACCCGGTGAGTGTGGGCAATATGGTGAGCGGAACACCAACTTTTATTCCTGCCACTCCTTACGGTATTCTTTTATTGCTGGAACATTTCAAAGTTGAAACAAAAGGGAAACATGCCGTGGTGATCGGCCGTAGTCATATTGTTGGAACACCTATGAGCATTTTATTAAGCCGTAAAGCTTACCCCGGCAATTGTACTGTTACAATTTGTCATTCCGCTACGACGAATCTCAAAGAAATCTGTTTGCAAGGCGACATTATTGTAGCTGCATTGGGTCAGGCGGAATTTTTAACTGCCGATATGGTGAAAGAAGGTGCTGTTATTGTTGACGTAGGTATTACACGTGTAGCAGATGCATCAAAGAAAAGCGGATTTGCGTTGAAAGGCGATGTAAAGTTTGATGAAGTGGCGCCAAAAAGCAGTGCTATTACACCGGTACCCGGTGGTGTTGGACCCATGACCATTGCAGGCTTGCTGATGAATACCTACAATGCTTACATGAAGAAGCAATAA
- the guaB gene encoding IMP dehydrogenase has translation MATRNNSPLSKAVLNKFFGEGYTFDDVLLMPAYSQVLPRETNISSQLTKSLRLNIPMLSAAMDTVTEAGLAIALAREGGIGILHKNMSIEEQAAQVRKVKRSESGLIIDPITLHIDATLADALKLMKENKIGGIPIVDMKNKLVGILTNRDLRFETNTKKKVSEVMTSTNLITAPEGTDLKKAQTILSHHKIEKLPVVKKDGTLAGLITYRDMLQVQSHPNAVKDSYGRLLVGAALGITGDMLDRAAALQHVGVDIVTLDSAHGHSKGVIDALKNLKKNFKKLQVIAGNAGTGAGAKALADAGADAVKIGIGPGSICTTRIVAGTGVPQLTAIMEAAFALKTKGIPVIADGGIRYTGDLVKALAAGASTVMMGSVFAGTEESPGETIIYEGRKFKQYRGMGSIGAMQQGSGDRYFQDVEDGIKKLVPEGIEGRVPFKGNVAEIVHQFTGGLRAGMGYCGAKTIKDLQGAQFIKISNAGMKESHAHDVIITKESPNYSR, from the coding sequence ATGGCAACAAGAAATAATTCCCCTCTCAGCAAAGCGGTTCTCAACAAATTTTTCGGCGAAGGTTACACATTTGATGATGTTTTACTCATGCCGGCCTATTCACAGGTTCTCCCGAGAGAAACCAATATCAGCAGTCAACTCACAAAATCATTAAGGCTTAACATCCCCATGCTGTCAGCAGCAATGGATACGGTTACAGAAGCAGGCTTGGCCATTGCACTGGCACGTGAAGGCGGTATCGGTATCCTGCATAAAAATATGAGTATTGAAGAACAAGCTGCACAGGTGCGCAAAGTAAAACGTAGTGAAAGCGGGCTCATCATCGACCCTATCACTTTACATATTGATGCTACCCTGGCTGATGCGTTGAAGCTGATGAAAGAAAATAAGATCGGTGGTATTCCTATTGTTGACATGAAAAACAAACTGGTGGGCATCCTCACCAACCGTGATCTCAGGTTCGAAACAAACACCAAGAAAAAAGTGAGTGAAGTAATGACTTCAACCAACCTCATCACTGCACCTGAAGGAACCGATCTCAAAAAAGCACAAACTATCCTCAGTCATCATAAAATTGAAAAGCTCCCGGTTGTAAAGAAAGACGGCACACTTGCAGGTCTTATTACTTACCGTGATATGTTGCAGGTGCAAAGTCACCCCAATGCAGTAAAAGATTCTTATGGTCGTTTACTAGTTGGTGCCGCACTTGGTATAACAGGCGATATGCTCGATCGTGCAGCTGCATTACAACATGTGGGTGTTGATATTGTAACACTCGACAGTGCGCATGGCCACAGCAAAGGCGTGATCGATGCATTGAAAAATCTGAAAAAGAATTTTAAAAAATTACAAGTCATTGCAGGTAATGCAGGAACCGGTGCCGGTGCAAAAGCATTAGCTGATGCTGGTGCAGATGCAGTGAAAATTGGTATCGGCCCGGGTTCTATCTGTACTACACGTATTGTTGCAGGTACAGGTGTTCCTCAATTGACAGCGATTATGGAAGCTGCGTTTGCATTGAAAACAAAAGGCATTCCTGTTATTGCAGATGGTGGTATCCGTTATACAGGCGACCTGGTAAAAGCATTGGCAGCCGGCGCATCAACAGTGATGATGGGTAGTGTATTTGCAGGAACTGAAGAAAGCCCTGGTGAAACCATTATCTACGAAGGAAGAAAGTTCAAACAATACCGTGGTATGGGTTCGATCGGTGCCATGCAGCAAGGTAGTGGCGACCGTTATTTCCAGGATGTGGAAGATGGTATCAAGAAATTAGTACCTGAAGGAATTGAAGGCCGTGTTCCCTTCAAAGGAAATGTTGCTGAGATCGTTCATCAGTTCACCGGCGGACTTCGTGCAGGGATGGGTTACTGCGGTGCTAAAACGATTAAAGATCTGCAAGGTGCACAATTCATCAAGATCAGTAATGCCGGTATGAAAGAAAGCCATGCGCATGATGTGATCATTACAAAAGAAAGCCCGAACTACTCAAGATAA
- the dprA gene encoding DNA-processing protein DprA: MNTDLLYQLALTQVPNIGDVQAKILAEEFGTAEAIFKAKKSTLEKIEGIGEVRASSIKKFDAFNEQEDEIKFIEKYKIKPLFLTSDDYPKRLLHCYDPPTLLFYRGNANLNTSKIISIIGTRSNSDYGKMMTEKILASLAPHQPLVVSGLAYGIDAIAHKQSLKQQLPTVAVLAHGLDKIYPSQHTALAKEMIAEGGGILTEFRKDTKPDRHNFPERNRIVAGMCDATIVIETGIKGGSMITANLAYSYNRDVFAVPGKTTDSKSEGCNYLIQSNKAILIRNGEDVIKEMGWEEKNKKKIIQKQLFVDLTADEKIIAQLLQVKEQMHIDEINLQSNINSSSVSAALLMMEMNGLVKSLPGKIYKLS; this comes from the coding sequence ATGAACACCGATCTGCTCTACCAACTTGCATTAACACAAGTGCCAAACATCGGCGATGTACAGGCAAAAATACTGGCTGAAGAATTCGGCACAGCTGAAGCTATTTTCAAAGCAAAGAAATCAACCTTAGAAAAAATTGAAGGCATTGGCGAAGTGCGTGCCAGTAGCATCAAGAAGTTCGATGCGTTCAACGAACAGGAAGATGAAATAAAGTTTATTGAAAAGTACAAGATCAAACCGCTATTCTTAACTTCTGATGATTATCCAAAACGTTTATTGCATTGTTACGATCCTCCTACTCTTTTATTTTACCGGGGTAATGCCAACCTGAATACATCAAAAATTATTTCCATCATCGGCACACGCAGCAATTCAGATTATGGAAAAATGATGACGGAAAAAATTCTTGCATCACTGGCGCCGCATCAGCCATTGGTTGTAAGCGGACTTGCTTATGGCATTGATGCCATTGCACATAAACAAAGTTTAAAACAACAATTGCCGACAGTTGCAGTATTGGCACATGGCTTAGATAAAATTTATCCGTCGCAACACACAGCACTTGCCAAAGAAATGATTGCTGAAGGCGGTGGCATCTTAACCGAATTCAGAAAAGATACCAAACCCGATCGTCATAATTTCCCTGAACGAAACAGAATAGTAGCAGGTATGTGCGATGCTACCATTGTAATTGAAACAGGAATAAAAGGCGGCAGTATGATCACCGCTAATCTTGCTTACAGTTATAATCGGGATGTATTTGCTGTACCCGGCAAAACAACTGACAGTAAAAGCGAAGGATGCAATTATTTAATTCAAAGTAATAAGGCCATACTGATACGTAACGGTGAAGATGTTATAAAAGAAATGGGCTGGGAAGAAAAGAACAAGAAAAAAATAATACAAAAACAACTCTTTGTTGATCTTACTGCCGATGAAAAGATCATTGCACAATTATTACAAGTAAAGGAACAGATGCATATTGATGAGATCAACCTGCAAAGCAATATCAACAGCAGTTCGGTATCTGCTGCTTTATTAATGATGGAGATGAACGGATTGGTAAAAAGTCTGCCCGGAAAAATCTATAAATTGAGCTGA
- a CDS encoding OmpA family protein encodes MKKLLICFTLLLVNTVVSAQWYNPQKVEVKLGYKYAEALNEARYRNYPKAIELLDECIKTDAKFVDAYLSKAGIFSEQKKYKQSVETYRIGKNLDSVYFSNFLLPYSIALAGNGEFEEALSSINVYLQKPNLNERIARSAQYRKGCYEFAVNYKKQFPAGSYVFKPQNMGDSINSNLSEYLPSLTLDANTIIFTRRVKTGGSHLNEDFYVSERKNGTWGNATALPGELNTESNEGAQNISIDGKLLFFAANYGNEGEGNFDLYMSNLNKTGWGPKINLGRAINTEYWETQPSLSPDKRTLYFTASDPSGLGGSDIYFSTLQPNGQWGSARNLGAVINTSADEGCPFIHPDNQTLYFKSKGHPGYGEADLFMSRKQADGSWGKPINLGYPVNTIDEEGSLVITSDGKTAYYASDGADSRGGLDIYSFEMPDHVRPFKTLWVKGNVFDAKTKQGLPSAVELINFSTAQTISKVQTDETGNYLITLPVGNDYAFNVNRKGYLFYSENFFLKASSTDTTYTIDIPLTPIEVNASIVLKNIFFDVNKADVKPESMIELDKVVQLMKENPTLKIEIEGHTDNVGKPADNLTLSNNRAKAVINYFLYKGVTPDRLSSKGFGETKPLADNKSEDGRAKNRRTELKVIAK; translated from the coding sequence GTGAAAAAACTTTTGATCTGTTTTACGCTCCTTCTCGTCAATACCGTTGTTTCGGCTCAATGGTACAATCCACAAAAAGTAGAAGTAAAACTTGGTTATAAATATGCAGAGGCTTTAAACGAAGCCCGATACAGAAATTATCCAAAAGCAATCGAACTGCTTGATGAATGCATTAAAACTGATGCAAAATTTGTTGACGCCTATTTAAGTAAAGCAGGCATCTTCTCCGAACAAAAGAAATACAAACAATCTGTTGAAACATATCGCATCGGAAAAAATCTTGATTCGGTTTATTTCAGCAATTTCTTGCTACCCTACTCTATTGCATTAGCAGGCAATGGTGAATTTGAAGAAGCACTTTCATCAATCAATGTTTATTTACAGAAACCAAATCTCAACGAACGTATTGCTAGATCGGCTCAATACCGCAAAGGCTGTTATGAGTTCGCCGTAAATTATAAAAAACAATTCCCTGCCGGCAGTTATGTGTTCAAGCCACAAAACATGGGCGACAGTATCAACTCCAATTTATCAGAATATTTACCATCGTTAACACTTGATGCCAATACGATCATCTTCACCCGCAGAGTAAAAACAGGTGGTTCGCATTTGAACGAAGATTTTTATGTGAGTGAACGTAAGAATGGAACATGGGGTAATGCAACAGCTTTGCCCGGTGAATTAAATACAGAATCGAACGAAGGCGCACAGAATATTTCCATTGATGGCAAGTTGTTATTCTTTGCTGCCAACTATGGCAATGAGGGTGAAGGAAATTTTGATCTTTACATGTCGAACCTCAACAAAACAGGTTGGGGACCAAAAATAAATCTTGGTCGTGCCATCAATACTGAATATTGGGAAACACAACCATCACTTTCTCCGGATAAACGCACCTTGTATTTTACGGCGAGTGATCCATCAGGTTTAGGTGGCAGTGATATTTATTTCAGCACCTTACAACCAAATGGTCAATGGGGATCGGCACGCAATCTTGGTGCTGTTATTAATACCAGTGCAGATGAAGGTTGCCCGTTTATTCATCCCGACAATCAAACACTTTACTTCAAATCAAAAGGTCATCCCGGTTATGGCGAAGCCGATTTGTTTATGAGTCGCAAACAAGCGGATGGCAGTTGGGGCAAGCCCATCAATCTTGGCTATCCCGTCAATACAATTGATGAAGAAGGTTCACTTGTAATCACCAGCGATGGTAAAACTGCTTACTACGCCAGCGATGGCGCCGACAGCAGAGGAGGTTTGGATATTTATAGTTTTGAAATGCCCGATCATGTGCGCCCGTTCAAAACATTATGGGTAAAAGGAAACGTGTTTGATGCAAAAACAAAACAAGGTTTGCCATCAGCAGTTGAGTTGATCAATTTCTCTACTGCACAAACCATCAGCAAAGTGCAGACAGATGAAACAGGAAATTATCTTATCACCTTACCAGTTGGTAATGACTATGCATTTAATGTGAATCGTAAAGGTTATCTGTTTTACTCTGAAAACTTTTTCCTGAAAGCATCAAGCACCGATACAACTTATACCATCGATATTCCACTTACACCGATTGAAGTAAATGCAAGTATTGTATTGAAGAATATTTTCTTTGACGTAAATAAAGCAGACGTAAAACCGGAATCGATGATCGAGCTGGATAAAGTGGTGCAACTGATGAAAGAAAATCCAACGTTAAAGATCGAGATCGAAGGCCACACCGATAATGTGGGTAAACCTGCCGACAACCTGACTCTCTCGAACAACCGTGCAAAAGCGGTGATCAATTATTTCCTGTACAAAGGCGTTACCCCCGATCGGTTATCGAGCAAGGGATTTGGTGAAACAAAACCATTGGCTGATAACAAAAGCGAGGATGGCCGTGCAAAAAACAGGAGAACGGAATTGAAGGTGATCGCAAAATAA
- a CDS encoding 7-carboxy-7-deazaguanine synthase QueE, whose protein sequence is MTETVIETTQQVLPVMESFYTLQGEGYHQGRAAYFIRLGGCDVGCVWCDVKESWDAEKHPKFGISEIVKKLDFETGNKQHTISNKPIVVITGGEPLMHDLTELTKAIHAAGFETNIETSGSHPLSGEWDWICLSPKKFKAPLIEVVPHANELKVVIFNKSDFAWAEEYAALVSPTCKLFLQPEWDKAAQMTPLIIDYIKANPQWELSLQLHKYINVP, encoded by the coding sequence ATGACTGAAACAGTAATTGAAACAACACAACAGGTATTGCCTGTAATGGAATCGTTCTACACCCTACAAGGTGAAGGATACCATCAAGGTCGTGCTGCCTATTTCATTCGCCTCGGCGGATGTGATGTAGGTTGTGTTTGGTGTGATGTGAAAGAAAGTTGGGATGCAGAGAAACATCCGAAGTTTGGAATTAGTGAAATAGTCAAAAAACTTGATTTCGAAACAGGCAATAAGCAACATACAATAAGCAATAAACCAATTGTTGTAATAACGGGCGGTGAACCGCTGATGCATGATTTGACAGAACTCACAAAAGCAATTCATGCAGCAGGTTTCGAAACCAATATTGAAACATCTGGTTCGCATCCGTTGAGTGGTGAATGGGATTGGATCTGCTTATCGCCAAAGAAATTCAAAGCACCATTGATTGAAGTGGTGCCACATGCAAACGAGTTAAAGGTTGTAATCTTCAACAAAAGTGATTTTGCATGGGCAGAAGAATATGCGGCATTGGTTTCACCAACATGCAAACTTTTTTTACAGCCTGAGTGGGACAAAGCTGCACAAATGACCCCGCTTATCATCGACTACATCAAAGCAAATCCACAGTGGGAACTGAGTCTTCAGTTGCATAAATACATCAACGTACCCTAA
- a CDS encoding PorV/PorQ family protein, with protein MRTSILPLLLLICAYVSAQTVRQPLVSSYPGLGAYSKNAADAFSFMVNPAALANLQQTGAGVYSERRFLLNALSQYTAVAGFQTNSGTFGLQADYFGYSNYNETQIGLGYARSLGTKIDVGAKFNYYNLRIPAYTSVSTFHFEAGVLMHLSEKLHAGFSVFNPVGGELNKAANEKIASVYRGGLGYEVSDRFFISAELIKEENKNAGVNAVFQYELVKQLLIRAGINTVNTQPFLGVGLKFGAFRVDVATAYHPQLGISPAVMILFNGKKKEDKSE; from the coding sequence TTGAGAACATCTATACTTCCTCTTCTACTACTGATTTGTGCCTATGTGTCTGCTCAAACGGTGCGGCAACCGTTGGTCAGCAGTTATCCCGGTTTAGGTGCTTACAGCAAGAATGCCGCTGATGCATTTTCATTCATGGTTAACCCGGCAGCATTAGCCAATCTGCAACAAACGGGGGCTGGCGTTTATAGTGAACGGCGTTTTCTGCTGAATGCCTTAAGTCAATATACAGCTGTTGCGGGTTTTCAAACCAACTCCGGAACATTTGGTTTGCAGGCGGATTATTTTGGATACTCAAATTATAATGAAACGCAGATCGGGCTAGGTTACGCAAGATCATTGGGAACGAAAATAGATGTTGGGGCTAAATTCAATTATTACAATTTGCGCATTCCAGCTTATACATCTGTTTCCACTTTTCATTTTGAAGCAGGTGTACTGATGCATTTGAGTGAGAAACTGCATGCTGGTTTTAGTGTATTCAATCCTGTTGGTGGCGAATTGAATAAGGCGGCTAATGAAAAGATAGCTTCTGTTTATCGTGGTGGTTTGGGATACGAAGTAAGTGATCGTTTCTTCATCAGTGCCGAATTGATCAAGGAAGAAAATAAAAATGCGGGGGTGAATGCGGTATTTCAATATGAACTGGTAAAGCAGTTGTTGATCCGTGCAGGAATCAATACAGTCAATACGCAGCCATTTCTTGGGGTTGGTTTAAAGTTTGGCGCATTCAGAGTTGATGTAGCAACAGCTTATCATCCGCAGTTAGGTATTTCTCCTGCGGTAATGATCTTATTCAATGGTAAAAAAAAAGAAGATAAAAGCGAGTGA